The Bacillus oleivorans genome has a window encoding:
- a CDS encoding bifunctional metallophosphatase/5'-nucleotidase has translation MKRIAAVLLSFTFVLHIFMFGTNSVFANENPKKATVLYFNDAHEISPVVNSYGDRGGVARLKTVIDRVRAENPKTIVTFGGDLGGGTLFGGVFQGYPMVEAFNRMNLDLANFGQHDFDFGSEVTKDLVAQSDFQWISSNLTDAAGNSFANVPAYMIYNIKGIKIGFIGLTDDMNTTTQDGSVIQQDLIESAKKAVKEIKEARKVDVIIALTQESLEKDRILLDEIPEIDAVFTEEKAENQSFIYPHGDRFILAPEGNIGSVIRLDIIKHKKEIKLQPEVIEVDHTVPEDPEMKEFADYYQNKLEEELGKTVATVETPLLYGENHESRNQETNIGNFVADSYRAYFNADIGLMNGGGIRSSIEAGDFTLRDAYTILPFRNKIVLAKVSGETIRAALENGVSKVESLGGGFLQVSGIQYSYRPSNPVGERVEEIFINQVPLDPKKEYLVALPNYIYNGGDGYNFSGSETIVAEENARTDAEVLIEYAKSLKVISVEAEGRITVLSN, from the coding sequence ATGAAACGAATAGCTGCTGTTCTGTTAAGCTTTACTTTTGTATTACATATTTTTATGTTTGGAACGAACAGTGTATTTGCCAATGAAAATCCTAAAAAAGCAACGGTTCTTTATTTTAATGATGCTCATGAAATCAGCCCTGTTGTGAATTCCTATGGTGACCGCGGCGGAGTGGCAAGGTTAAAAACGGTGATTGATAGAGTAAGAGCAGAAAATCCAAAGACCATCGTGACTTTCGGCGGGGATCTAGGGGGAGGTACTCTCTTCGGCGGAGTTTTTCAGGGATACCCCATGGTTGAAGCTTTTAACAGAATGAATCTTGATCTTGCCAATTTTGGTCAGCATGATTTCGACTTTGGCTCAGAAGTGACAAAAGACTTAGTGGCTCAATCTGATTTTCAGTGGATATCCTCCAACTTAACGGATGCTGCAGGAAATTCTTTCGCAAATGTTCCTGCCTACATGATTTACAATATAAAGGGAATCAAAATTGGATTCATTGGACTAACCGATGATATGAATACGACCACACAAGATGGAAGTGTGATTCAGCAGGATTTGATCGAATCTGCCAAAAAAGCAGTGAAAGAGATAAAGGAAGCAAGAAAAGTAGACGTCATTATCGCCTTAACCCAGGAATCGCTCGAAAAGGACAGAATCCTCTTGGACGAGATTCCGGAAATTGACGCTGTCTTCACTGAAGAAAAAGCGGAAAATCAATCCTTTATCTATCCTCATGGCGATCGTTTTATCCTCGCTCCTGAAGGAAATATCGGTTCTGTTATTCGTCTCGATATTATCAAGCATAAAAAAGAAATTAAACTTCAGCCAGAGGTAATAGAAGTAGACCATACCGTCCCGGAAGATCCGGAAATGAAAGAATTCGCTGACTATTACCAGAACAAATTGGAAGAGGAATTAGGAAAAACCGTTGCGACAGTAGAAACCCCACTATTGTATGGTGAAAATCATGAATCCAGAAACCAGGAAACGAATATCGGAAATTTCGTAGCTGACAGTTACCGTGCTTACTTCAATGCGGATATAGGATTAATGAATGGCGGGGGGATCCGTTCAAGTATCGAAGCGGGGGACTTTACGCTTCGGGATGCTTATACAATCCTCCCTTTCCGCAATAAAATTGTGCTGGCAAAAGTAAGCGGCGAAACAATCCGTGCAGCTCTCGAAAATGGAGTCTCTAAAGTGGAAAGTCTAGGCGGCGGATTTTTACAGGTTTCCGGAATACAATATTCCTATCGTCCATCCAACCCTGTTGGAGAACGGGTGGAAGAGATCTTTATAAATCAAGTACCTCTTGATCCCAAAAAAGAATATCTGGTCGCTCTGCCAAATTATATCTATAACGGGGGAGACGGATATAACTTCAGCGGCAGTGAAACAATCGTCGCTGAAGAAAATGCCCGTACGGACGCTGAGGTATTAATTGAATATGCAAAGTCTCTTAAGGTAATCAGTGTCGAAGCAGAAGGAAGAATAACTGTCCTGAGTAATTAG
- a CDS encoding TerC family protein: MELSLLLEYGWVLLVLIVLEGLLSADNALVLAIMAKHLPEEQQKKALNIGLLMAFIFRIGAIFIISFLFHVWWIQAIGAAYLIFIALKHLLRRDHGEKDMQGKSYGMTVAQIALADIAFAVDSILAAVALVLALPDTPMIEIGGMDGAKFIVIVLGAIAGLIVIRFAAGFFVKILTTRPGLETAAMLIVGWVGIKLLMHTLAHPALHIIPHDFVEGPIWNTIFWSVMLLIAVGGWFLSKDKGTTDEAR, from the coding sequence ATGGAATTATCTTTATTATTAGAGTATGGCTGGGTTTTACTTGTATTGATTGTACTGGAAGGTTTATTATCGGCTGATAATGCTTTAGTTTTAGCTATCATGGCGAAGCATTTACCAGAAGAACAGCAAAAAAAGGCGCTTAATATTGGCTTGTTAATGGCCTTTATATTTAGAATTGGTGCGATCTTTATTATTTCTTTCCTTTTCCACGTTTGGTGGATTCAAGCGATCGGAGCTGCTTATTTGATCTTCATCGCTTTGAAACATTTATTGAGAAGAGACCACGGTGAAAAAGACATGCAGGGAAAAAGCTATGGGATGACGGTTGCCCAAATTGCCTTAGCCGATATCGCTTTTGCTGTAGATTCTATCTTAGCGGCGGTTGCTCTAGTACTTGCCTTGCCAGATACGCCAATGATTGAAATAGGAGGTATGGATGGCGCCAAATTTATTGTGATTGTACTAGGTGCCATTGCAGGATTGATCGTTATTCGATTTGCCGCAGGGTTCTTTGTTAAAATTTTGACAACACGCCCTGGTTTAGAAACGGCTGCCATGCTCATTGTCGGTTGGGTCGGAATTAAGCTATTAATGCATACCCTTGCCCATCCAGCATTGCACATTATTCCCCACGATTTTGTCGAAGGACCAATTTGGAATACAATCTTTTGGTCGGTTATGCTGCTTATTGCCGTGGGTGGCTGGTTTTTATCTAAAGATAAAGGGACAACTGACGAAGCAAGATAG
- a CDS encoding EAL domain-containing protein → MLLNKIIEDEMFFHHYQPIYNLKEDRITGYEVLLRSTDFSNPETVFFTAQQEKRLYELDSRSIHKAILTYQTAGFSKKEGHLFINIFPSTLLNNKFPSFIYNIMNDGLLTNQQIVFEISEREKISDVNLLKETLHHFKKLGFQFAIDDFGKGYADIEKIIELEPDYLKLDKYFSENLHSSKKKQVFIKNILRYCNHFNIELILEGLENSLDLSISKKLGIPLGQGYKLGRPNLLSV, encoded by the coding sequence TTGCTGTTAAACAAAATTATAGAAGATGAAATGTTTTTTCATCATTATCAGCCAATTTACAACTTAAAGGAGGATCGAATAACGGGTTACGAAGTGTTACTACGATCAACAGATTTTTCAAATCCGGAAACAGTATTTTTTACAGCACAACAAGAAAAAAGGCTTTATGAATTAGATTCGCGGTCCATTCATAAAGCCATCTTAACCTACCAAACGGCAGGCTTCTCTAAAAAAGAAGGTCATTTGTTCATCAATATCTTCCCATCGACATTATTGAACAATAAATTCCCTTCTTTTATATATAATATTATGAATGATGGCCTATTGACAAATCAACAAATAGTTTTTGAAATTAGCGAAAGAGAAAAAATAAGTGATGTTAATCTATTAAAGGAAACTTTACATCATTTTAAGAAATTGGGATTTCAATTTGCCATTGATGACTTTGGCAAAGGGTATGCTGATATTGAAAAAATTATTGAGTTGGAGCCGGATTATTTAAAACTCGATAAATATTTTTCTGAAAACCTGCATAGCTCGAAAAAGAAACAAGTGTTTATAAAAAATATTTTAAGGTATTGTAACCATTTTAATATTGAATTGATTTTAGAAGGTCTTGAAAACTCTCTCGATTTATCCATTTCCAAAAAACTCGGTATCCCATTGGGACAAGGTTATAAGTTGGGAAGACCTAACTTATTATCTGTGTGA
- a CDS encoding PilZ domain-containing protein, which produces MLYALILETSVITAMVVYYFLNKKTNRERQKEIISSKSNLDSSTPHVSEMEQINRRKYHRVKVENIGCMIQFIDFGTNKLKPLVNKMVEANIEDISVGGMRITTCIDLPVQNQVISEITFVIKNQEFILQCEFVRKEAKFESNLIHYGIRFPGVSKNDENRLGRIINELELSKKIIS; this is translated from the coding sequence ATGCTATATGCTCTTATTTTGGAAACGAGCGTCATTACCGCTATGGTTGTATATTATTTTTTGAATAAAAAAACAAATCGAGAGAGACAAAAAGAAATCATTTCTTCAAAAAGTAATTTAGATTCAAGTACACCACATGTATCTGAAATGGAACAAATCAATCGAAGAAAATATCACAGAGTAAAAGTTGAGAATATTGGATGTATGATCCAATTCATCGACTTTGGAACAAATAAATTAAAACCTTTAGTTAATAAAATGGTAGAGGCAAATATCGAAGACATAAGCGTAGGTGGCATGAGGATAACCACTTGCATTGATTTGCCTGTACAAAACCAGGTAATCTCCGAAATCACTTTTGTAATAAAAAATCAAGAATTTATTTTACAATGTGAATTTGTTCGTAAGGAAGCGAAATTTGAAAGCAATCTTATTCATTATGGAATTAGATTTCCTGGAGTAAGCAAAAATGATGAAAATCGTTTAGGACGCATTATTAATGAATTAGAACTATCTAAGAAGATAATTAGTTAA
- a CDS encoding DMT family transporter, translating into MRLYLALITLSLIWGMSFYFIKVLVEGLGPWGIVFVRSALGALTLAAILLIQRKKIAWKSIPLKSLVLVGCMNALIPWGLIGISETRISSALASMVNATTPIFTSVLGVILFSVALSARQWTGILIGFVGILFLIDLDITQLFQEDLIGMGTMLAATVCYGFSSQYTKRHLQGVSVMAIALMTLLTSSLGSLVMMAVTDSFFPLHQTIDWNTIFAMVGLGVFGSGLAYLLFYYMIQAGSAEFATFVTYLVPITAMFWGWFLLDEQIPPLAIGGLALILAGVFLSTRKTAKKVHAGDHAVSSAK; encoded by the coding sequence ATGAGATTATATTTAGCTTTGATCACATTGAGTTTAATTTGGGGAATGTCGTTTTATTTTATTAAGGTTTTGGTTGAGGGTCTTGGGCCATGGGGGATTGTGTTTGTCCGATCCGCTCTGGGTGCATTGACTTTGGCAGCCATTCTTTTAATACAAAGAAAGAAAATAGCATGGAAGAGTATTCCCCTAAAATCTTTAGTTCTCGTTGGCTGTATGAACGCGTTGATTCCATGGGGATTGATTGGAATCAGTGAAACGAGAATTTCAAGTGCATTAGCTTCGATGGTGAATGCAACGACTCCTATTTTTACTAGTGTTTTAGGTGTCATCCTTTTCAGCGTTGCTTTAAGCGCCAGACAGTGGACTGGGATTCTAATTGGATTTGTTGGCATTTTATTTTTGATTGATTTAGATATTACCCAGTTGTTTCAAGAAGACTTAATTGGAATGGGAACGATGCTTGCAGCCACTGTTTGCTATGGGTTCAGCTCGCAATATACGAAGAGGCATTTGCAAGGCGTGAGTGTGATGGCGATTGCTTTGATGACCTTGCTAACCAGTTCTTTAGGTAGCCTAGTTATGATGGCTGTTACTGACTCCTTTTTCCCGTTACACCAAACAATTGATTGGAATACGATTTTCGCCATGGTTGGTCTTGGTGTTTTTGGGTCAGGCTTAGCCTATTTACTATTCTATTATATGATCCAAGCAGGAAGTGCGGAGTTTGCTACCTTTGTAACGTATCTTGTTCCGATTACCGCCATGTTCTGGGGTTGGTTCTTACTGGATGAACAAATTCCCCCTCTTGCCATTGGCGGGTTAGCTCTTATTTTAGCAGGTGTTTTTCTTTCCACTAGAAAAACAGCGAAAAAAGTGCATGCCGGAGATCATGCAGTATCTAGTGCAAAATAG
- a CDS encoding alpha/beta fold hydrolase, whose translation MKQENRPFASREMIEIKRLWRLTRKTLLFGLAFLIVFLGVGLVYQWVGVRNDLPKYKPPGELYDVFGSKMHLYTGGEGQSTAIFIAGWGTVNPYVDFYPLYEKIDDHTRFAVIDRFGYGYSDLTDRKRDIDNIVEEIHELLIKAEIQPPYILVGHSLGSLETIHYAQKYPDEVKGIVLLDGGSPEYYANQTPLTGVSLLQRFLVQSGVARTLYHIDGFAESLASERNRLEQLPNELKDLDRMSSLLKANNKNITDEMRQSQLNAMKVLEGKKPLDVPMTIITAGRFGKQDQDWMDSQAALTSWSSSGNQVILEEAEHYVHHYRPDLVAKEILTIVNE comes from the coding sequence TTGAAACAGGAGAACCGTCCCTTTGCTTCAAGGGAGATGATCGAAATAAAAAGATTATGGAGATTAACCAGAAAAACTTTGCTTTTTGGGCTTGCTTTCCTGATTGTGTTCTTGGGGGTTGGCTTAGTTTATCAATGGGTGGGCGTGCGAAACGATTTGCCAAAATACAAGCCACCTGGAGAGCTGTATGATGTCTTTGGCAGCAAAATGCATCTTTATACCGGTGGAGAAGGTCAATCGACTGCCATCTTTATTGCTGGATGGGGAACGGTCAATCCTTACGTCGACTTTTACCCGCTGTATGAAAAGATTGATGATCATACCCGCTTTGCGGTGATTGACCGCTTTGGTTATGGGTACAGCGATTTGACGGATCGCAAACGGGATATCGACAATATTGTCGAAGAAATTCATGAATTACTAATAAAAGCCGAGATTCAACCTCCTTATATCCTAGTCGGACACTCTCTCGGTTCACTTGAGACGATACACTATGCTCAAAAGTATCCGGATGAAGTAAAAGGGATTGTACTACTGGATGGCGGGAGCCCTGAATATTACGCCAATCAAACACCTTTGACGGGGGTTTCATTATTGCAACGATTTCTTGTGCAGTCTGGTGTGGCCCGTACGCTGTATCATATTGATGGATTTGCGGAATCACTGGCTAGCGAGCGCAACAGACTGGAGCAATTACCTAATGAACTAAAAGATCTTGATCGAATGTCCAGCCTACTTAAAGCAAACAACAAAAACATCACAGATGAAATGCGCCAGAGTCAACTCAACGCGATGAAGGTGCTGGAAGGAAAGAAACCTTTGGACGTTCCGATGACAATCATCACTGCAGGGAGATTCGGCAAGCAGGACCAGGATTGGATGGACAGTCAGGCCGCATTGACTTCCTGGTCCTCATCTGGTAACCAAGTCATACTAGAAGAAGCCGAGCATTATGTACATCATTATCGTCCTGATCTAGTAGCCAAAGAAATATTGACTATAGTTAACGAATGA
- a CDS encoding DeoR/GlpR family DNA-binding transcription regulator: MKYVKNRQKQILEMLNESEKVLVSELSTHFGVSEMTLRRDLDILAQKGVIKRIRGGAVKINQGSYEMPFEMRYEKNYEVKSRIAQRAASMVRDGETVLIDTGTTALAVAEELKERNLTILTSSLRVAWLLCDRPNINLIVLGGIVRAGERSLVGDIFENVYDDFFPDTFIMGIGGIDAENGFTEFNVEDAKIKKKAIKASDRTIVIADESKIGKTAFAKVASIEDIDTLITNRPQDLGKINTLREKDLTVVIV; this comes from the coding sequence ATGAAATATGTTAAAAACAGACAAAAACAAATATTGGAAATGTTAAATGAATCAGAAAAAGTGTTGGTTAGTGAATTAAGTACACATTTTGGTGTATCAGAAATGACATTGAGAAGGGATTTGGATATTCTAGCCCAGAAAGGAGTAATTAAACGGATTAGGGGCGGAGCGGTTAAGATTAATCAGGGTTCTTATGAAATGCCTTTTGAAATGAGATATGAGAAGAATTATGAGGTGAAAAGTAGAATTGCACAAAGAGCGGCAAGTATGGTTAGGGACGGGGAAACAGTCCTTATTGACACCGGTACTACAGCCTTGGCAGTTGCTGAAGAACTAAAGGAACGCAATTTAACCATCCTAACCTCAAGCTTGCGTGTAGCGTGGCTGTTATGTGATCGCCCAAATATTAATCTGATTGTATTAGGCGGAATTGTAAGAGCGGGGGAAAGGTCTTTAGTTGGAGATATTTTTGAAAACGTTTACGACGATTTTTTTCCAGATACCTTTATCATGGGAATCGGAGGAATTGATGCGGAAAATGGCTTCACCGAATTTAATGTTGAGGATGCCAAGATTAAGAAAAAAGCCATAAAAGCATCCGACCGAACAATTGTAATTGCAGATGAAAGTAAAATCGGGAAAACGGCCTTTGCCAAGGTGGCCTCGATTGAAGACATTGATACCCTTATTACCAATAGGCCGCAGGATCTGGGGAAAATTAATACATTAAGAGAAAAGGATTTAACGGTCGTGATCGTGTAA
- a CDS encoding FGGY-family carbohydrate kinase → MESYLIGIDIGTTATKIVLIHKNGTIMNAVSKSVTLHTKKPRWSEEDPLEWWANVQELLPLLLEKSNVKPEQIKAVGVSGMVPTLICLDKNGDPLRYSIQQNDARASDEIAELSAKTLVYDVLTKTGSKITQQSIAPKIMWLKKHEPEVLEKTVSICGSYDFITRKLTGNATNAIEANWALESGLYNYQTERWDDYILEQAEIKKEWMGEVRKSHEVVGVVQGNHGTCLVEGTPVVAGAADHVASAFSAGLVDDGDMLIKLGGAGDILLSASRPVADPRLFLDYHLIPGHFLPNGCMASSGSVIRWFQREVAGGTALEELDREAEKTQMGSDGLILLPYFLGEKTPINDSKARGMFIGLHLGHTRAHMYRSILEGIGFGFNHHIEVFKELGFKTNRVRITNGGSRSRLWRQIIADITGLTLESIIEHPGSSLGAAFIAGIGVGEFESWSDIDRFIKIEEVIKPNPENGNRYKTLYEVYRSVYPKLLKEQHILSDLSNEEGEGQ, encoded by the coding sequence ATGGAGTCCTATTTAATTGGGATTGATATTGGAACGACAGCAACTAAAATCGTGCTTATTCATAAAAACGGTACGATTATGAATGCCGTGTCAAAATCAGTCACTCTACATACGAAAAAACCGCGCTGGTCGGAAGAAGATCCATTGGAATGGTGGGCCAATGTTCAGGAGCTGCTGCCGCTTTTATTGGAAAAATCAAATGTTAAACCAGAACAAATTAAGGCAGTTGGCGTCAGCGGAATGGTTCCAACTCTCATTTGTTTAGATAAAAATGGAGACCCTCTCCGGTACTCAATCCAGCAAAATGATGCACGAGCGTCGGATGAGATAGCCGAATTATCAGCTAAAACATTAGTTTATGACGTTTTAACCAAAACTGGTTCCAAAATTACACAGCAGTCTATTGCTCCAAAGATTATGTGGTTAAAGAAACACGAGCCGGAAGTTTTAGAAAAAACGGTCTCTATTTGTGGTTCCTATGATTTTATTACCCGCAAGCTAACAGGTAATGCAACCAACGCGATTGAAGCGAACTGGGCATTAGAAAGCGGCCTATATAACTATCAAACTGAACGATGGGATGACTACATATTAGAGCAGGCCGAAATTAAAAAAGAGTGGATGGGAGAGGTTAGGAAGTCTCACGAGGTTGTTGGTGTTGTGCAAGGGAATCATGGGACTTGTTTAGTTGAAGGGACACCGGTTGTAGCAGGTGCCGCAGATCATGTTGCCAGTGCCTTCTCAGCAGGGCTGGTCGATGACGGGGATATGTTAATCAAATTAGGGGGAGCGGGAGACATTTTATTGTCTGCCTCAAGACCTGTTGCAGACCCAAGACTGTTTTTAGATTATCATTTAATCCCGGGTCACTTCCTCCCGAACGGCTGTATGGCATCAAGCGGAAGTGTGATTCGTTGGTTTCAACGGGAGGTTGCGGGCGGCACAGCTTTAGAAGAACTCGACCGTGAAGCGGAGAAGACGCAAATGGGTTCTGATGGTTTAATTTTGCTGCCTTATTTTTTAGGTGAAAAAACACCAATCAACGATTCAAAAGCAAGAGGCATGTTTATCGGTCTTCATTTAGGACATACAAGAGCGCACATGTACCGTTCCATTTTAGAAGGAATCGGATTTGGCTTTAACCACCATATTGAAGTGTTTAAGGAACTTGGCTTCAAGACAAACCGGGTTAGGATTACGAACGGGGGCTCAAGGTCCAGGCTTTGGCGGCAAATTATTGCTGATATTACAGGGCTGACATTGGAATCCATTATTGAGCATCCTGGCTCTTCCTTAGGAGCAGCTTTTATTGCAGGGATTGGAGTAGGCGAATTTGAGAGCTGGTCCGATATCGACCGGTTCATCAAAATCGAAGAAGTGATCAAACCAAATCCAGAAAACGGAAATCGATACAAAACTTTATATGAAGTGTATCGCTCTGTTTACCCTAAATTATTAAAGGAACAGCATATTTTATCAGATCTATCAAATGAAGAGGGGGAAGGTCAATGA
- a CDS encoding SDR family NAD(P)-dependent oxidoreductase, whose product MSKGLAVVTGAGSGIGKAIAKRLAKDGFSVGVTDINQAAVNATISEINSEGGIAKGDVLDVTNPESISAALETLEKEFGKLRVWVSNAGVSSMNHFVELTEKDWDLNMDVNAKGVFLCGQIAARKFISQQEGGKIINTASMAGKQGNVPFLSHYVASKFAVVGLTQAMAHELGKHNITVNAVCPGFVATPMQTRELEWEGSLKGQTPEQVKQGMIDVTPLGRLETPEDVARVVSFLAGEDSNFITGESIAINGGAYMD is encoded by the coding sequence ATGAGTAAAGGGTTAGCTGTTGTTACGGGTGCTGGCAGCGGAATCGGAAAAGCCATCGCCAAACGTCTTGCCAAGGATGGTTTTTCTGTTGGGGTAACCGACATTAATCAGGCTGCAGTTAATGCCACGATTTCTGAAATCAATTCAGAAGGTGGAATTGCAAAGGGGGATGTGTTAGATGTTACAAATCCCGAATCGATTTCAGCTGCATTAGAAACATTAGAAAAAGAGTTTGGTAAGTTGCGAGTTTGGGTGTCTAATGCCGGGGTGTCTTCTATGAACCATTTCGTAGAGCTAACCGAAAAGGATTGGGATTTGAATATGGATGTAAATGCGAAGGGGGTGTTTTTATGCGGTCAAATCGCAGCAAGGAAATTTATTAGCCAGCAAGAAGGCGGAAAAATTATTAATACCGCCTCCATGGCAGGCAAACAAGGGAATGTTCCTTTCCTAAGTCACTACGTTGCCTCTAAGTTTGCTGTAGTTGGCTTAACGCAAGCGATGGCCCATGAATTAGGTAAACACAATATTACAGTGAATGCCGTATGTCCAGGCTTTGTTGCCACACCGATGCAAACGAGGGAACTTGAATGGGAAGGGTCGCTTAAAGGGCAGACTCCTGAACAAGTGAAGCAAGGCATGATTGATGTAACACCGCTTGGCCGTTTAGAAACACCAGAGGATGTCGCAAGAGTCGTATCCTTTTTAGCGGGCGAAGATTCGAATTTTATAACTGGTGAATCGATTGCAATTAACGGAGGGGCTTATATGGATTAA
- a CDS encoding ABC transporter substrate-binding protein gives MVKKLIFMGLALFLLAGCSTSESGGGAEDGTVQLKALMEEVPDSDIVIDMIADFNEKHPDIEIDVELLPYDQMRDKLVSSFLAPTSDYDIIVVDNPWMYDFASAGYLEPLSEKIEGAGDGYNFDDFSEPLRKIATVDNEVYGIPFYNYATGLVYRKDIFESEGIAVPGSLDELQAAAEQLAKDGKYGIAAQPQKGYKIMEEWANWLFAAGGAIQDEEGNVVLDSPEARDALTKYIESVNNAAPPNSSNWAFDEAMRSVASGESAMTINYNWMLPTLNNEEGQAGDLAGNFALAEVPGGKAALGAWYWSIPAKSEYKDEVWTFIEWVSSPETETDRVIAGGAPVRNSVMNNPDVWEQGYGEEYYKTLKAILEDAAPLADGPNAEEMIQVVGTELNAAVTGQKSVDQAITDAANQAKEILGNE, from the coding sequence ATGGTGAAAAAACTAATCTTTATGGGTCTTGCGCTTTTCCTGCTAGCCGGATGCAGTACATCAGAGAGCGGCGGGGGAGCGGAAGATGGAACAGTTCAATTAAAAGCGCTGATGGAAGAAGTGCCTGATTCAGATATTGTGATTGATATGATTGCTGATTTTAATGAAAAACATCCAGATATTGAAATCGATGTTGAACTGCTGCCTTATGATCAAATGCGTGACAAACTTGTATCCTCATTTTTAGCCCCAACCTCAGACTATGACATCATTGTAGTAGATAATCCATGGATGTATGATTTTGCATCTGCCGGGTATCTTGAACCTCTTAGTGAAAAAATCGAAGGTGCTGGAGATGGGTATAACTTCGATGATTTCTCTGAACCTCTTAGAAAAATAGCTACTGTAGATAATGAAGTGTATGGAATTCCATTTTACAACTATGCAACTGGATTGGTTTACCGGAAAGATATTTTCGAAAGTGAAGGAATCGCGGTACCAGGTTCTTTAGATGAACTACAAGCGGCTGCTGAACAGCTTGCGAAGGATGGAAAATACGGAATCGCAGCCCAGCCGCAAAAGGGCTATAAGATTATGGAAGAATGGGCGAACTGGTTATTCGCAGCAGGCGGAGCGATTCAGGATGAAGAAGGCAATGTCGTCCTTGACTCCCCTGAAGCGAGAGATGCTTTAACAAAATATATAGAGTCTGTTAATAATGCTGCTCCGCCTAACAGCTCTAACTGGGCCTTTGATGAAGCGATGAGATCGGTGGCTAGCGGAGAAAGTGCGATGACAATCAACTACAACTGGATGCTGCCAACGCTAAATAATGAAGAAGGTCAGGCTGGAGACTTAGCTGGCAACTTTGCGCTTGCGGAAGTTCCAGGCGGGAAAGCGGCTTTAGGTGCTTGGTACTGGTCGATCCCGGCAAAATCTGAATACAAAGATGAAGTTTGGACATTTATTGAATGGGTATCGTCCCCAGAGACTGAGACAGATCGAGTTATTGCGGGCGGGGCACCAGTTCGAAATAGTGTCATGAATAATCCAGATGTGTGGGAACAAGGCTATGGTGAAGAGTATTACAAAACGCTAAAAGCCATTTTAGAGGATGCCGCTCCATTGGCTGACGGACCAAACGCAGAGGAAATGATTCAAGTGGTTGGAACAGAGCTCAATGCCGCTGTTACCGGTCAAAAGAGTGTCGATCAAGCGATTACGGATGCCGCTAACCAGGCAAAGGAGATTTTAGGCAATGAGTAA
- a CDS encoding carbohydrate ABC transporter permease, translating to MSKDTKTGRGSGFFLFSYQWRMLLPLLVLMLIILAFPLGYSLWLSFHNFTITNPDENSFVGFGQYLKLLSDPLYWTVFKNTALFVVVAVGFELILGMLIALTLNKQQRFRNLTRAIVLAPMFITPIAVGLMFRFLLSEQLGFIPAVLKFFGLSVDFFGTEYAILTLAAIDIWQWTPFIVLMLIAGLQSLPEEPFEAAYVDGASKWTSFWTITLPLLKPVIIVAVLIRALDALKVFEYVYAITRGGPGNATETLQFYIQKVGFGYYRLSEASAIAWTVVVIVMVVIFVMLRTREKGEGSL from the coding sequence ATGAGTAAGGACACAAAAACAGGAAGAGGTTCCGGCTTCTTCCTGTTTTCCTACCAATGGAGAATGCTGTTACCCCTCTTAGTCTTAATGCTGATTATTCTAGCATTTCCCTTAGGGTATTCGTTATGGCTATCTTTCCATAACTTTACGATTACGAATCCTGATGAAAACAGTTTCGTTGGATTTGGGCAATATCTAAAATTACTTTCTGATCCACTATATTGGACTGTATTTAAAAATACTGCGCTATTTGTGGTGGTTGCGGTTGGATTTGAACTTATATTAGGAATGCTGATTGCCCTAACATTAAACAAACAACAGCGCTTCCGCAATTTAACACGTGCAATCGTGTTGGCACCGATGTTTATCACACCTATTGCCGTTGGGTTAATGTTTAGATTTCTTTTAAGTGAACAATTAGGTTTTATTCCAGCTGTTTTAAAATTCTTTGGTCTTTCCGTCGACTTTTTCGGTACAGAATACGCCATATTAACTCTAGCTGCGATTGATATTTGGCAGTGGACACCTTTTATCGTATTGATGCTGATTGCCGGTCTGCAAAGCTTGCCAGAAGAACCTTTTGAAGCCGCGTATGTAGATGGAGCTAGCAAGTGGACTTCTTTCTGGACAATCACGCTTCCTTTATTGAAGCCAGTCATTATTGTCGCCGTGCTAATTCGTGCATTGGATGCATTAAAAGTATTTGAATATGTCTACGCCATTACAAGAGGTGGTCCTGGTAATGCAACCGAGACCTTGCAATTTTATATTCAAAAGGTTGGATTTGGGTATTATCGCTTATCCGAAGCTTCAGCCATAGCCTGGACAGTCGTTGTAATTGTTATGGTCGTTATTTTTGTGATGCTTAGAACACGTGAGAAAGGGGAGGGATCCTTATGA